A genomic segment from Methanoplanus limicola DSM 2279 encodes:
- a CDS encoding AAA family ATPase, whose translation MKDFFIFAGPNGSGKSTIIKGLLSENNVIYLNADYCARAVPLIAKMPDGLEKSVRAQKETERQIEEMISSGESFAWETVFSHESRLEIMKSAKVAGYRIHLNYITTKHPDINVRRVHDRFLRGGHDVPEEKIRGRYKRSVSFLPEMILAADEVLIYDNSYDNANPTLLFQKLMGNEDDSGPDMIVWQVDDKEVNEWVMTHVIKPLNDMDIFVHCLK comes from the coding sequence ATGAAGGACTTTTTTATTTTTGCCGGACCAAATGGTTCAGGAAAATCCACAATTATTAAGGGATTACTCTCTGAAAATAATGTAATCTACTTAAATGCCGACTATTGTGCCCGTGCTGTTCCTCTGATTGCAAAGATGCCTGATGGTCTTGAGAAATCAGTTCGTGCACAGAAAGAGACTGAAAGGCAGATTGAAGAGATGATCTCATCCGGAGAATCTTTTGCATGGGAAACGGTATTTTCTCATGAAAGCCGTCTTGAAATTATGAAATCTGCAAAAGTGGCAGGTTACAGAATTCACCTGAATTATATCACAACAAAGCATCCTGATATTAATGTCCGCCGCGTTCATGACCGTTTTTTAAGGGGAGGACATGATGTTCCGGAGGAGAAGATACGGGGAAGGTACAAACGCTCAGTTTCATTTTTGCCTGAAATGATTCTGGCTGCCGATGAGGTTTTGATATATGACAATTCCTATGATAATGCCAATCCGACACTTCTGTTTCAGAAATTAATGGGAAATGAAGATGATAGCGGACCGGATATGATTGTCTGGCAGGTGGATGATAAAGAAGTGAATGAGTGGGTTATGACTCATGTGATTAAACCACTTAATGATATGGATATTTTCGTTCACTGCTTAAAGTGA
- the drmD gene encoding DISARM system SNF2-like helicase DrmD, translated as MQIPVPGQCVIVRKRPAIVRELDENSTIKDGFIQHLIEVEYIDEHDYPREDKLIWERELDAKVFASFKFPDIGNINLKPDTPERYKRFIDAIKWTSQGFYSYQNDSVTYNPTNLVSPSFSSVQVEDYQLFPVLKALTMPRANLLLADDVGLGKTIEAGLITQELIRNKKIRRIIIICPSALQIQWQDEMKEKFNIDFTILDTAQIFKMQRELGMDANPWKIYPRIIISMDYLKQKDILNKFIHTSQQLNPKDSAMLPWDLLIVDEAHNLSPSRFADESLRCSMLREVSMYCENHLFLSATPHNGYTVSFTGLLEMLDPIRFQQKAVLDEEDMSNISQIMIRRMKDDLNKGEIQRFPNRFIQGLPIELSQKEVQLYDALREYRVGVTRSISKFGKKERIIAGFIFSILTKRLLSSTYSFAKTWWNHVESTGLEEFGINEANESMKRAKAPIEDDTEKSQREMDAVRHGGSWLSNYRDLVSPYQKRISEHLESMGWSKRIIDQEINESKKLPTDSKFDELYDWIQKYLMINKKFLADERVIIFTEYKNTLDYLVAKFKSKGITEPQLQTLFGGSAAEQRRKIKNAFNDSASPLRILIATEVAAEGLNLQQSCRYVIHQEIPWNPMRLEQRNGRVDRHGQSRDVTIFHFVSDQVDELKFLDFVVSKVHRVRQDLGSVGKVLDETVIEYFTKGTVTSKEVQKRIEITQRVADNSSDTSSADSGSASKYSGAIKQYSQTMRNLGINEESFARVLNQAMILEGGEIKEKGDRSYIITKTPPRWKNLIENTILISNNSKRGAQPKLVFSPDRVQEEINGRMIFQPGKDTRLLMLGHPVMQKALSIFKRRMWISQKNSGMNKWTVESGKLTDNLDAVFILTYEISLRNKLGERFQTGILEIPLGCNNGIKPISEAYFEEMKINSDDIHEISESVVVAHKFIISKWNHVSQYSKELIASIEDSLKDSVKENLEIEFKKERKEQMKLFAERRSSLEFKKDERSLQKLKTEMLTAAEKVRQLTFDEEENLIRKEEYDNLKLRITEAEWERQHSHREKLKERLDKEEKRIIEKVLPGRYSLDEDGIEIHPVGVHVILREGVF; from the coding sequence ATGCAAATTCCAGTTCCTGGCCAATGTGTAATTGTCAGAAAAAGACCTGCTATAGTACGTGAATTGGATGAAAATTCAACAATAAAAGATGGTTTTATTCAACACCTGATAGAAGTTGAATATATTGATGAACATGATTATCCACGTGAAGATAAATTAATCTGGGAAAGAGAATTAGATGCTAAAGTATTCGCATCTTTTAAATTTCCTGATATAGGCAATATAAATCTTAAACCGGACACTCCTGAAAGATATAAGAGATTTATTGATGCGATTAAGTGGACCAGTCAGGGATTTTACTCATATCAAAATGATTCAGTAACCTATAATCCTACAAATTTAGTATCACCAAGTTTTAGTTCAGTTCAGGTAGAGGATTACCAACTATTTCCGGTTCTAAAAGCACTTACGATGCCAAGAGCCAATCTTCTCCTTGCAGATGATGTAGGTCTTGGAAAAACAATTGAAGCTGGTTTGATAACTCAGGAACTAATCAGAAATAAGAAAATAAGAAGAATCATTATCATATGTCCTTCAGCCTTGCAGATTCAGTGGCAGGACGAAATGAAGGAAAAATTCAATATTGATTTTACAATTCTTGACACTGCTCAGATATTCAAAATGCAGAGAGAATTAGGAATGGATGCAAATCCATGGAAAATATACCCCCGGATTATTATTTCAATGGATTATCTTAAACAAAAGGATATATTGAACAAATTTATACATACATCACAACAACTCAATCCTAAAGATTCTGCTATGCTTCCCTGGGATCTTTTAATAGTAGATGAGGCGCACAACCTATCCCCATCCAGATTCGCTGATGAAAGTCTAAGGTGCTCTATGCTTAGAGAAGTCTCAATGTATTGTGAAAATCATCTGTTTTTAAGTGCAACTCCACACAATGGATATACCGTTTCCTTTACTGGTCTTCTGGAAATGCTTGATCCAATAAGGTTCCAGCAAAAAGCAGTCCTTGATGAAGAGGACATGTCAAACATCAGTCAAATTATGATCCGGAGAATGAAAGACGATTTAAACAAAGGAGAAATCCAAAGATTTCCTAATCGTTTCATTCAAGGACTTCCTATAGAATTATCCCAAAAGGAAGTTCAGTTATATGACGCTCTGAGAGAATACAGGGTTGGTGTTACGAGGAGTATTTCAAAATTCGGTAAAAAAGAGCGTATTATTGCTGGATTTATTTTTTCCATTTTAACAAAGCGTCTTCTTTCAAGTACTTATTCTTTTGCCAAAACGTGGTGGAATCATGTGGAAAGCACAGGACTTGAAGAATTTGGTATTAATGAAGCAAACGAATCAATGAAGCGTGCAAAGGCTCCCATTGAAGATGATACTGAAAAAAGTCAGAGGGAAATGGATGCAGTAAGGCACGGTGGCAGTTGGCTTTCAAACTATCGCGATCTTGTTAGTCCATATCAAAAAAGAATTTCAGAGCACCTCGAAAGCATGGGCTGGAGTAAAAGAATAATTGATCAGGAGATCAATGAATCTAAAAAATTACCAACAGATTCTAAATTTGATGAATTATATGACTGGATTCAAAAATATCTCATGATCAATAAGAAATTCCTTGCAGATGAACGGGTAATCATTTTTACAGAATATAAGAATACCCTTGATTATCTGGTTGCTAAGTTTAAATCTAAAGGGATTACAGAACCACAACTTCAGACATTGTTTGGCGGTTCAGCAGCCGAACAAAGACGAAAAATAAAGAACGCATTTAATGATTCAGCGTCTCCCCTAAGAATACTCATTGCAACTGAAGTTGCTGCCGAGGGTTTGAATCTTCAGCAATCCTGCAGATATGTTATTCATCAGGAAATACCATGGAATCCAATGCGCCTTGAGCAAAGAAACGGCAGAGTTGATCGACACGGACAATCAAGAGATGTAACGATATTTCATTTTGTATCGGACCAAGTTGATGAATTAAAGTTTCTGGACTTTGTTGTGTCAAAAGTTCATAGAGTAAGGCAGGACCTTGGCAGTGTTGGGAAAGTTCTTGATGAAACTGTAATAGAATATTTCACAAAAGGCACTGTTACAAGTAAAGAAGTTCAGAAACGTATTGAAATTACTCAAAGAGTTGCCGATAACTCTTCAGATACATCCAGTGCGGACTCCGGATCGGCATCAAAATATTCCGGTGCAATAAAGCAGTATTCACAAACAATGAGAAACCTTGGAATTAATGAAGAATCCTTTGCAAGAGTATTAAATCAGGCAATGATTCTTGAAGGGGGAGAAATTAAGGAAAAGGGAGATAGATCTTATATTATAACTAAAACACCTCCAAGATGGAAAAATCTTATTGAGAATACTATTCTTATCTCAAATAACAGTAAACGTGGAGCACAACCAAAGCTTGTTTTCTCTCCTGACAGAGTTCAGGAAGAAATTAATGGAAGAATGATTTTTCAGCCGGGAAAAGATACCCGTCTTTTGATGCTTGGGCATCCGGTTATGCAAAAAGCATTATCTATATTTAAGAGAAGAATGTGGATTTCTCAAAAAAATTCCGGAATGAACAAATGGACTGTTGAATCCGGAAAGTTAACTGATAATCTGGATGCTGTATTTATTCTTACATACGAAATTTCCCTCAGAAATAAACTTGGAGAACGTTTTCAGACCGGCATTCTGGAAATACCATTAGGATGTAATAATGGAATAAAACCTATTTCAGAAGCATATTTTGAGGAAATGAAAATTAATTCTGATGACATCCATGAAATTTCTGAATCAGTAGTAGTTGCACATAAATTTATAATTTCAAAATGGAATCACGTATCTCAATATTCTAAGGAATTAATTGCTTCAATTGAAGATAGTCTCAAAGATTCAGTTAAAGAAAATTTGGAAATTGAATTTAAGAAAGAGAGAAAGGAGCAGATGAAGTTATTTGCTGAACGGCGTAGTTCTCTTGAATTCAAAAAAGATGAGCGTTCCTTACAAAAATTAAAAACAGAGATGTTAACTGCTGCTGAAAAAGTAAGGCAGTTAACTTTTGATGAGGAGGAAAATCTCATTAGAAAAGAGGAATATGATAATCTAAAACTCAGAATTACAGAAGCAGAGTGGGAACGTCAGCATAGTCACCGGGAGAAATTAAAAGAGAGACTTGACAAAGAAGAGAAAAGGATTATTGAAAAAGTCCTGCCGGGCAGATATTCTCTTGATGAAGATGGGATTGAAATACATCCAGTTGGAGTCCATGTAATTTTAAGGGAGGGTGTTTTCTGA
- a CDS encoding Eco57I restriction-modification methylase domain-containing protein — MAEDLSINSWYMELRQNGMLLSASVLDSFLPEGPGKISEYLYEKLRDSYTSYLTRISEDSSDSVILNKWLNAVFERFLDYKSSDWQKHTDIDEKFCVLESSFSGGKLKPDRVLLEDGNPEKPKFLVKIEKDAKRVGMGCGRASYSSFVELLRETGVHLGVLTNGRQFRIVYAGMDFDVWTEWEADRWFEDATGRTQLAGFRSIVGANGTQEKEGSLYPFYDAVLDSRTKQGELSQVLGEQTREAVEYLLQAYDESRRTNPGIDDLLLDRPGGNGRIDDSEAYNALYQASIRLVMRFVVTLFSEARSLLPVESDIYYNSYGLDGLYSQFRSTISAEGEGALEDQGHAWPRMLALFRLISEGCEYKDLTVPEYGGSLFRSGDLNSDDAVMRALALYEDQRVYISDFVVYKVLSLLKFGKVKAKVGRSTRWVSGPVDFSDLRTEYIGMMYEGLLDYHLRKVTDEEKAVIFLNIGKQPALPLSLLKSMQDKDIRELIKELSKEKVQDTGDESEEAIESEGYDEEGNLDDSDSEIIESQPEESITDNEVFREVFARVCHAVEVSKLVKKTQNKDETIYQTEVREKATQIIRKVVYPGQMYLIRGSGTRKGTGTFYTKPQLAVPTVHRTLEPLVYNIKGENAVKIPKLPDEILSLKICDPAMGSGSFPVSALRYLTGALYESLWHHKKIRGLSSGGTIIQLPFIDSDTGKNYEEFLPESTSDENFDLRALGRLKRHIAERCIYGVDLNPLAVELAKLSLWVETMDRQLPFTYLDHKLKCGNSLVGCWFDQFEEYPVMAWLREGGDKNHSNGVYYKKEEWTKAIKDTLNDKVKLQLIAHIEKTTSGQTGIENWTIDSKKGHSVHKNTLSLFESLHSIPIQETEEREKCYKERFIGDQDFKDLRHAFDRWCAVWFWPGDWLDEDGPTPVRFYNPTDKFSERVRIIAADNKFFHWEIEFPDVFVEGGGGFDAVIGNPPWEISKPKSQEFFSIYDPIYRTRTKQDAISLQEQLFERDEAIERSWLLYNSGFKSMSNWNKNAAFPFGDPQDENIGGSKFSFTRSPKKNKTNHDNWRKHRLNNHGYADPAHPFRHQGSADINTYKMFLEFSHALCREGGRIGMIVPSGIYTDYGTKELRELFLEKCQWEWIFCFENKKGIFDIHRSSKFCPVIIQKKGKTDVINVAFMRHNLSDWENPKNYSFQYPVDQLYVFSPESKSILETQTGRDMDIISEIYSNSVLLGDQGSEGWGINYAREFDMTNDSNLFPPLAWWEERGYTPDQYGRWLPPKENPPELIYKNKKIGEAGDIALPLYEGRMIGQFDFSEKGWVSGKGRSAKWRDIPWDKKVIEPQFLISNTCTHDNEDIRQANLRTVFMDVSFATNTRTMISAGIKGFPCGNKVPLLISCNSSETISISLVSILNSFVFDKQFRDRLGGLSLNYFIVEESALLKFKEYTHLIKYGSKIILSDITYANDWIKLLKLNYFDNSKHWKSLWAVTPHERLRLRCILDAVVAELYGISYEDFAWILRDCGHSPEYINKNSKEFDPKGFWRVDKTEDPEIRHTLLALKAYADLKKIGIDEFCKLNDGDGWMIPEETTFEVLKDGTIAFDTPGGVTVPVRERLGDRFYDWQFEGTPEESWAECEMHARNLLGDEEFEKMMNETEAEESPCNSGKEINKVLQKATSQKEVFDREEKKQKNLGDF, encoded by the coding sequence ATGGCCGAAGATTTAAGTATAAACAGCTGGTATATGGAACTCCGTCAGAACGGAATGCTCCTTTCTGCATCCGTTCTTGATTCTTTTTTACCGGAAGGACCTGGAAAAATTTCAGAATATCTTTACGAAAAGCTGAGGGATTCATATACTTCATATCTCACGAGAATCTCTGAGGACTCATCGGATTCAGTTATTCTGAATAAATGGTTAAATGCAGTCTTTGAGCGTTTTTTAGACTATAAATCATCAGACTGGCAGAAGCATACAGATATTGATGAAAAGTTTTGTGTACTTGAGAGTAGTTTTTCCGGTGGCAAACTAAAACCAGACCGTGTTCTTCTTGAAGATGGAAACCCTGAGAAACCTAAATTCCTTGTTAAGATTGAAAAAGATGCAAAGCGTGTAGGAATGGGGTGTGGGAGGGCATCATATAGTTCTTTTGTGGAACTCTTACGTGAAACAGGTGTCCATCTTGGTGTACTCACAAACGGAAGACAATTCAGAATAGTTTATGCAGGTATGGACTTTGATGTCTGGACTGAGTGGGAGGCAGACCGGTGGTTTGAAGATGCAACCGGGAGGACGCAGCTTGCAGGATTTCGTTCAATTGTCGGCGCGAATGGTACTCAGGAAAAAGAGGGGTCATTGTATCCATTTTATGATGCAGTTCTTGATAGCCGGACAAAGCAGGGAGAATTATCACAGGTCCTTGGAGAGCAGACCCGTGAAGCTGTTGAGTATTTACTTCAGGCTTATGATGAATCACGACGGACTAATCCTGGAATTGATGATCTATTATTAGACCGTCCTGGAGGCAATGGCAGAATTGACGATAGTGAAGCATATAATGCACTTTATCAAGCATCTATTCGCCTGGTGATGAGATTTGTTGTGACCTTATTTTCTGAGGCACGGAGCCTTTTGCCTGTTGAAAGTGATATTTACTATAATTCATATGGGCTGGATGGGCTGTACTCACAATTCCGTTCTACAATATCGGCAGAAGGTGAAGGTGCACTTGAGGATCAGGGACATGCATGGCCACGTATGCTTGCACTTTTCAGGTTAATTTCAGAAGGTTGTGAGTATAAAGATCTTACTGTTCCGGAATATGGTGGTTCTCTTTTCAGGAGTGGGGACCTGAATAGTGACGATGCTGTTATGAGAGCACTGGCACTTTATGAAGATCAGCGTGTTTATATTTCAGACTTTGTCGTTTACAAGGTGCTGAGTCTTTTAAAATTTGGAAAGGTGAAAGCGAAGGTTGGAAGAAGTACAAGATGGGTTTCTGGCCCTGTTGATTTCTCAGACCTCAGAACTGAGTATATCGGGATGATGTATGAAGGTCTTCTGGATTATCATCTTAGAAAAGTTACAGATGAAGAAAAAGCTGTAATCTTTCTGAATATAGGTAAACAGCCTGCTCTGCCATTATCTCTCTTAAAATCAATGCAGGATAAAGACATCAGGGAGCTGATAAAAGAACTTTCCAAAGAAAAAGTCCAGGACACGGGAGACGAAAGTGAAGAAGCAATTGAATCTGAAGGTTATGATGAAGAGGGGAATCTTGATGATTCAGACTCAGAAATTATTGAGTCACAACCGGAAGAATCCATAACTGACAATGAAGTTTTCAGGGAAGTGTTTGCCCGGGTATGTCATGCAGTTGAAGTTTCAAAACTTGTTAAGAAGACACAAAATAAAGATGAGACTATTTATCAAACGGAGGTCCGGGAAAAAGCTACTCAGATAATCCGTAAAGTGGTTTATCCTGGTCAGATGTACCTGATCCGTGGATCAGGAACAAGGAAAGGTACAGGAACATTTTATACAAAGCCTCAGCTTGCGGTCCCTACTGTCCACAGGACACTTGAACCATTGGTCTATAACATTAAAGGTGAGAATGCTGTTAAGATTCCGAAACTTCCGGATGAGATTCTTTCATTAAAAATTTGTGACCCGGCGATGGGTTCCGGGAGTTTTCCGGTTAGTGCTTTAAGGTACCTGACAGGTGCCTTATATGAAAGTCTCTGGCATCATAAAAAAATCAGGGGACTATCATCTGGTGGAACTATCATTCAGCTTCCATTCATAGATTCCGATACGGGAAAGAATTATGAGGAGTTTCTTCCGGAATCTACCAGTGATGAAAACTTTGATTTACGTGCATTGGGAAGGCTTAAGAGGCATATTGCAGAACGATGTATCTACGGCGTTGATTTAAATCCGCTTGCTGTTGAGCTTGCAAAACTATCCCTGTGGGTTGAAACAATGGATAGGCAGCTTCCATTTACTTATCTGGACCATAAGTTAAAATGTGGGAACAGTCTTGTTGGCTGCTGGTTTGATCAGTTTGAAGAGTATCCTGTGATGGCATGGCTGAGGGAAGGTGGCGATAAAAATCATTCAAACGGAGTTTATTATAAAAAAGAAGAATGGACTAAGGCCATAAAAGACACACTAAATGATAAAGTAAAACTTCAGCTTATTGCTCATATTGAAAAAACTACCTCCGGACAGACAGGTATTGAAAACTGGACTATTGACAGTAAAAAAGGACATTCTGTTCATAAGAATACTCTTTCACTTTTTGAGAGCCTGCACTCAATTCCCATTCAGGAGACAGAAGAGAGAGAAAAATGTTACAAAGAGAGATTCATAGGCGATCAGGATTTTAAAGATTTAAGGCATGCCTTTGACCGGTGGTGTGCAGTCTGGTTCTGGCCTGGAGACTGGCTTGATGAAGATGGCCCGACTCCTGTTAGATTTTATAATCCAACCGACAAATTCTCAGAGAGAGTCAGAATAATTGCAGCAGATAATAAATTTTTCCACTGGGAAATTGAATTCCCGGACGTATTTGTTGAAGGTGGCGGCGGTTTTGATGCTGTTATAGGTAATCCTCCCTGGGAAATATCAAAACCAAAATCACAGGAATTTTTTTCAATATATGATCCAATTTACCGGACAAGAACCAAGCAGGATGCGATATCGCTTCAAGAACAGCTTTTTGAGCGTGATGAAGCTATTGAGCGTTCGTGGTTGTTGTATAACTCCGGTTTTAAATCAATGTCCAACTGGAATAAGAATGCAGCATTCCCATTTGGTGATCCTCAGGATGAAAATATTGGGGGTTCTAAATTTTCTTTTACCAGAAGCCCTAAAAAGAACAAGACAAACCATGACAACTGGAGAAAGCATCGTCTTAATAATCATGGATATGCTGATCCTGCACATCCATTCAGGCATCAGGGTTCTGCGGATATAAATACATACAAAATGTTCCTTGAATTTTCACATGCCCTATGTCGTGAAGGCGGACGTATTGGAATGATTGTCCCATCCGGAATTTATACAGATTATGGTACAAAGGAACTTCGTGAGCTTTTCCTTGAAAAATGTCAGTGGGAATGGATATTTTGTTTTGAAAACAAAAAAGGGATTTTCGATATTCACCGTTCATCTAAATTTTGCCCCGTAATAATTCAGAAAAAAGGCAAAACTGATGTAATAAATGTTGCATTTATGAGGCATAATCTCTCAGACTGGGAAAATCCAAAGAATTATTCTTTCCAGTATCCTGTTGATCAGTTATATGTATTCAGTCCGGAAAGCAAGTCCATTCTTGAAACTCAGACAGGACGTGATATGGATATTATATCAGAAATTTATTCTAATTCTGTTCTTCTTGGTGACCAGGGTTCTGAAGGATGGGGAATTAATTATGCCAGAGAATTTGATATGACCAATGATTCAAATCTTTTCCCTCCGCTTGCCTGGTGGGAAGAACGTGGTTATACTCCTGATCAATATGGCAGATGGCTGCCACCAAAGGAAAATCCTCCTGAACTAATCTATAAAAATAAAAAAATTGGTGAAGCCGGAGATATTGCCCTTCCCCTGTATGAAGGAAGGATGATTGGCCAGTTTGACTTTTCTGAGAAAGGATGGGTCAGTGGGAAAGGTCGTTCTGCAAAATGGAGAGACATTCCCTGGGACAAAAAAGTTATTGAGCCTCAATTTTTAATAAGTAATACTTGTACCCATGATAATGAAGACATTAGACAAGCAAATTTAAGAACAGTCTTCATGGATGTATCATTTGCAACTAATACCAGAACGATGATTAGTGCCGGAATTAAGGGTTTCCCCTGTGGTAATAAAGTACCTCTATTAATATCATGTAATTCTTCGGAAACAATCAGCATATCTTTAGTATCTATATTAAATTCATTTGTATTTGACAAACAGTTTCGGGACAGACTTGGTGGTTTATCATTGAATTATTTCATAGTAGAAGAATCTGCACTTTTGAAATTTAAAGAATATACTCATTTAATCAAATATGGTTCAAAGATAATATTATCTGACATTACTTATGCCAATGATTGGATTAAACTATTGAAGTTGAATTATTTTGATAACTCAAAGCACTGGAAATCCCTTTGGGCAGTAACTCCACATGAACGCCTTCGCCTGCGTTGTATTCTGGATGCAGTTGTTGCAGAACTATATGGAATATCATATGAAGATTTTGCCTGGATTTTACGTGACTGTGGACATTCTCCGGAATACATAAATAAAAATTCCAAAGAATTCGATCCAAAGGGCTTCTGGAGAGTAGATAAGACAGAAGATCCTGAAATTCGACATACTCTTCTTGCCCTCAAAGCCTATGCTGACCTTAAAAAAATAGGCATTGATGAATTCTGCAAACTAAATGACGGTGACGGATGGATGATTCCGGAAGAGACAACCTTTGAGGTTTTAAAAGACGGAACTATTGCATTTGATACTCCGGGAGGCGTAACTGTACCGGTAAGGGAAAGACTTGGAGATAGGTTCTATGACTGGCAGTTTGAAGGAACACCTGAAGAGAGCTGGGCAGAGTGTGAGATGCATGCCAGAAATCTTCTTGGAGATGAAGAATTTGAGAAGATGATGAATGAGACTGAAGCAGAGGAATCACCCTGTAATTCCGGAAAAGAAATCAATAAAGTTCTTCAGAAAGCAACCAGTCAAAAGGAAGTATTTGACAGGGAGGAAAAGAAGCAGAAAAATCTTGGAGATTTTTAG